Below is a window of Enterobacter kobei DNA.
GCTATAATCTGGCGCAGACTGATACTGCGTTTTTCCACGCCGTCCTGATAGCTGAACGTGCGGCACTCATCGCTGAGACGATATTTATTCATCATGGTTATTCCGCAGAAGCCTTCACTCAGCGTAGCAAAGTTTACGCGACTGGCTATCGGGCGCGAATTTCCATAAAATGCATTTCAAATATCATTTAAATATTCAACTAAATGTGTAACCAAATTGTTAGCAAAAAAGCGCTGCATTTGCCTGCCGGCTATTTTGGGATGGTGCTGGGGATCATCGGCATGGGCTTTGCCTGGCGCTACGCCAGCACTATCTGGCCGGTCAGCCATGCGATTGGCGACGGGCTGGTCGTCCTGGCGACGCTCATCTGGGGATTGCTGACGCTGGCGTTTCTGTGGCGTCTGGCGCGTTATCCGTACAGCGTGCTGACAGAGATGCGCCATGCAGTGCAGGGTAGCTTTGTCAGCCTGTTTCCGGCGACCACCATGCTGGTTGCCATCGGCATGGTACCCTGGTGGCGGCCGCTGGCGCTGGGGCTGTTTATCGTCGGGGTGATGATTCAGCTGGCTTATGCCGCCTGGCACTCGGCGGGATTATGGCGTGGAAACCATCCGCCCGAGGCCACCACGCCAGGGCTGTATCTGCCAACGGTAGCGAATAACTTCATCAGCGCCATGGCCTGCGGCGCGCTCGGTTTTCATGACGCCGGACTGGTGTTTTTAGGGGCAGGGGTATTTTCCTGGCTCAGCCTTGAACCGGCGATCCTTCACCGCCTGCGCAGCGCAGGGGAGCTGCCCGTCGCCATGCGCACCTCGCTCGGCATTCAACTGGCTCCGGCGCTGGTCGCCTGTAGCGCCTGGTTTAGCGTTAACGGCGGGGACGCGGATACCTTCGCCAAAATGCTGTTTGGCTATGGGCTGCTGCAACTGCTGTTTATGTTGCGGCTGATCCCCTGGTATATGTCGCAGCCGTTTAACGCCACCTTCTGGAGCTTCTCGTTCGGCGTGTCGGCGCTGGCCACCACCGGCTTACATCTGGGGCACAGCGCGGGCGCGGGCTTTTTTCATGCGCTGGCGCTGCCGCTGTTTGTATTCTGCAACCTGATCATTGTGCTGCTGGGAATAAATACCTTGAAACTCCTGTGGCAGGGCAAATTACTGACCCGCGTTGACCCGGCACTGTTAATAAAAGCAAAGGACAAAAAATGACTACTCGTGACGAAAATTATTTTACTGAGAAATACGGCCTGACCCGCACCCATTCCGACGTGCTGGAAGCCGCGGCAATTATCCCGCCGGGGAAAACGCTCGATCTGGGCTGCGGCAACGGGCGCAACAGCGTCTGGCTGGCGGCGAAAGGCTTTGACGTAACGGCATGGGATAAAAATCCCAACAGCATTAATAACCTGCAAACGATCAAAGCGGCAGAAGGGCTGGATAACCTCGAGATTGCCATTAACGATCTCAACACGCTGAGCTTCGACGGCCATTACGATTTTATTTTATCCACCGTGGTAATGATGTTTCTGGAGCCGCAAACCATTCCGGGGCTGATCGCGAATATGCAGCGCTGCACCGTGCCGGGGGGATATAACCTGATCGTTGCTGCGATGGATACCGCTGATTTTCCGTGCACCGTCGGCTTCCCGTTTGCCTTTAAAGAAGGGGAATTGCGTCACTATTACGACGGCTGGGAAATCCTGAAATACAACGAAAACCCAGGTGAATTACACCGCACCGACGCCAGTGGCAATCGCATTAAATTGCGCTTCGCGACATTGCTGGCACGTAAAGCCGCCTGAACCTCATTAGCGTTATTATGACCCGGCCTCATGCCGGGTTTTTTATTTATCAGAAATGTGCACCATCCCTCTTTTAGTCACAACAGACAGCAGGGGATTTTGCTATAAGCATCAATGCATATGTGCACTAACTGAGATCCCTTTATGCGTACTCATACTTTTTTTAAAGTTGCAGTGCTTAGCGGCCTGCTCGCCCTGGCAGGCTGTGCGTCGAAAGTGGCGCAGCCTGAAAACTATTCCGGCTTTTTGAAAGATTATTCTGGCTTGCAGCAAACCACCTCCGCCTCCGGTAAACCGGTCATGCGCTGGGTGGATCCCAATTTTAACCCCGATCAGTACGACAGCATTGTTTATCATCCGGTGACGTATTATCCGGTCGCCAAACCCACCACCCAGATCGGCCAGCAAACGCTGGACGGCCTGCTGAATTACACCAACAGCAAACTGAAAGCGGCGGCGGCACAGCGAAAACCGCTGGTCACCTCGCCGGGCGCACACAGCCTGATTTTCCGCGGCGCGATCACCGGTGTGAACGCCAGCAAAGAAGGCTTACAGTTCTATGAAGTAGTGCCGGTTGCGCTGCTGGTTGCCGGTACGCAAGCCGCCACCGGCCATCGCACCATGGACACGAATCTCTTTTTTGAAGGCGAGCTGATTGACGCCACCACCAATAAACCGGTGCTGAAAGTGGTACGTAAAGGCGAAGGGAAAGATCTCAATAACGAAAGCACGCCGATGAGCGTCGAAACCTTAAAACAGGTGGTTGACGACATGGCGACCGACGCCACCATGTTTGACGTAAACAAAAAATAACACCCGTGCGCCACCGCCCGGTGGCGCATTTTTTCATGCCTGTTTTTCCCGCCAGCGCCTGCCGGCAAACCATTTTTCCGGACGCGTGAACATCACCAGATTCCCCAGCAGGATCAGCCCCAGCCCGCACACCGCATTCAGATGCCAGACGTAGCCTTCGTACAGGGTCGATATCGTTAAGGCGACCAGCGGGAACAACAATGTACTGTAGGCCGCTTTGCTGGCACCGATACGCCCGACTAACGTAAAGTACGCCCCGAAGCCGATCACCGAGCCAAACAGCGCCAGATAGAACAGCGCGCCAAGGTAGGAGAGCGTCCAGTCCGGGGTAAAATCATCGCCGCGGATCAGCGCAATCGTCCCCATAATCAGCGTGCCGTAGAGCATCGCCCAGGCGTTAGTGGTCATCGTTTCCAGCCCGTTACGCTGATGACGGAGGCTTATCATATTGCCCATCGAAAATCCCAGCGTGCCAAGCGCCGACAAGCCGATACCCATCAGCAACGTACTGCTCATATCGGTGGCGAGCAGATCGTGCCAGAAGAGGGCGACGATACCGCACAGTCCCAGCACCGCCGCCAGGTACACGCGGACCGGGGGCCGGTTGCCGAAAAACAGAAAACTGTTGATGGCGTTAAACAGCACCGCCATGGAGAAGATCACCGATTCCAGGCCGGTATTGATCCACGCCGCCGCGCTATAAAAGCACCAGAAGTTGAAGCCGAACACGCAGCCGCCCTGCAACAGGCAAAACAGGTGATCGCGCCGCGCCAGCGGCCGCAGACGGCGCAACACCATCAGCGTGGTCATAATGACCAGCGTTGCCAGCGCAAAGCGCCAGAATATTGAAACCGGTGCCGGCACGCTGCCCTGTTGTAAGAAGATGGCGATCCACGTGGTTCCCCAAATCACCACCACCAGGCAATACAATAATGCGTTCATTGTTCATCTCTTCTCGGTTGACCTGTTGCTGATTCTGGCGCGCAACGCCTGGCCGGGCTTGCACCGCTTTGCGGTCAACTTGCAAAATCTTGCGCTTTTTTATCGGCTGGCGGGACAACGCGCGGGGAAGGCGGGTAAACTGGGGATCTGGTTAATCATTTGTTAAGCGGCGTTATGGCGGAAACTTATCGGGCGTTTGAAAATCTGCGCAATCACAATGCGGTGCTGCATGATTCGGTGGCCCTCAACACCGGTATGCAGCTGGCGGCCTGGTCAAATACGCGCGATAACATCACCCAGTATTGCGATCACCACACGCTGAGCCTCTATATCGACAATGGTTACGAGAGCTATCACAAAACCTCCGGCGGCTGGAAAAATGGCGGTGGCCCGGATCGTTTTTGCCTGATGCCGACCGACAGCGAATCAAGCTGGGATATCCGCGATAATCTCGCTTTTGTGCATCTCTACTGCACGGATGAGCATCTGCGCACGGTAAGCGAGCAGATCTGGGATCGCCGTCCGGCGTCGTTAACCCTGAACGAACAAACGTTTGGCGAAGATGCGCAGATCACCGCGCTGTACCGCCATTTTCTGCTGGGCTGCGACTGGCAGCAGCAGGCGAATCAGCTGACCCTCAGCACGGCCTCGACGCTGCTGTTAACCCATCTGGTGCAGCATTACAGCAACGTGCGCTGGCGGCTGCCGACCATCACCGGCGGGCTGTCGCCGTCGGTGCTGCGTAACGTCCTCGCCTACATTGACGCCAGCCTCGCGCAACCGCTGACGCTCGCGGATCTCGCCGCCGAGGCGGCATTAAGCGAATTCCATTTTGCGCGCATGTTCCGCCAGTCGATGGGGCTGGCACCGCACCAGTATGTGATGCAGCGCCGCATGGCACAGGCCGAGCAACTGGTGCGCTACAGCAATAACTCCCTGACAGAGATTGCGCTGGCCTGCGGCTTTAACTCCGCCAGCCATTTCAGCAATCGCTTTAAAAGCGT
It encodes the following:
- a CDS encoding AraC family transcriptional regulator yields the protein MAETYRAFENLRNHNAVLHDSVALNTGMQLAAWSNTRDNITQYCDHHTLSLYIDNGYESYHKTSGGWKNGGGPDRFCLMPTDSESSWDIRDNLAFVHLYCTDEHLRTVSEQIWDRRPASLTLNEQTFGEDAQITALYRHFLLGCDWQQQANQLTLSTASTLLLTHLVQHYSNVRWRLPTITGGLSPSVLRNVLAYIDASLAQPLTLADLAAEAALSEFHFARMFRQSMGLAPHQYVMQRRMAQAEQLVRYSNNSLTEIALACGFNSASHFSNRFKSVTGLTPSQLRARHP
- the tehA gene encoding dicarboxylate transporter/tellurite-resistance protein TehA, yielding MVSKKALHLPAGYFGMVLGIIGMGFAWRYASTIWPVSHAIGDGLVVLATLIWGLLTLAFLWRLARYPYSVLTEMRHAVQGSFVSLFPATTMLVAIGMVPWWRPLALGLFIVGVMIQLAYAAWHSAGLWRGNHPPEATTPGLYLPTVANNFISAMACGALGFHDAGLVFLGAGVFSWLSLEPAILHRLRSAGELPVAMRTSLGIQLAPALVACSAWFSVNGGDADTFAKMLFGYGLLQLLFMLRLIPWYMSQPFNATFWSFSFGVSALATTGLHLGHSAGAGFFHALALPLFVFCNLIIVLLGINTLKLLWQGKLLTRVDPALLIKAKDKK
- a CDS encoding DMT family transporter, which translates into the protein MNALLYCLVVVIWGTTWIAIFLQQGSVPAPVSIFWRFALATLVIMTTLMVLRRLRPLARRDHLFCLLQGGCVFGFNFWCFYSAAAWINTGLESVIFSMAVLFNAINSFLFFGNRPPVRVYLAAVLGLCGIVALFWHDLLATDMSSTLLMGIGLSALGTLGFSMGNMISLRHQRNGLETMTTNAWAMLYGTLIMGTIALIRGDDFTPDWTLSYLGALFYLALFGSVIGFGAYFTLVGRIGASKAAYSTLLFPLVALTISTLYEGYVWHLNAVCGLGLILLGNLVMFTRPEKWFAGRRWREKQA
- the tehB gene encoding tellurite resistance methyltransferase TehB; its protein translation is MTTRDENYFTEKYGLTRTHSDVLEAAAIIPPGKTLDLGCGNGRNSVWLAAKGFDVTAWDKNPNSINNLQTIKAAEGLDNLEIAINDLNTLSFDGHYDFILSTVVMMFLEPQTIPGLIANMQRCTVPGGYNLIVAAMDTADFPCTVGFPFAFKEGELRHYYDGWEILKYNENPGELHRTDASGNRIKLRFATLLARKAA
- a CDS encoding DUF3313 domain-containing protein, with translation MRTHTFFKVAVLSGLLALAGCASKVAQPENYSGFLKDYSGLQQTTSASGKPVMRWVDPNFNPDQYDSIVYHPVTYYPVAKPTTQIGQQTLDGLLNYTNSKLKAAAAQRKPLVTSPGAHSLIFRGAITGVNASKEGLQFYEVVPVALLVAGTQAATGHRTMDTNLFFEGELIDATTNKPVLKVVRKGEGKDLNNESTPMSVETLKQVVDDMATDATMFDVNKK